Genomic window (Gemmatimonadales bacterium):
CTCCACATGTACCGCCAGATGGCCAAGATTCGCGCCTTCGAGGAGCAGGTGCAGGAGCTGTACAAGAGCGCGAAGATGCCCGGCCTGGCCCATCTCTACGTCGGCGAAGAGGCGGTCGCGGTCGGCGTCTGCGAGGCGCTCAAGCGCGACGACTTCATCACGAGCACCCACCGCGGCCACGGCCACTGCCTGGCCAAGGGGGCGTTGGTCAACCGGATGTTCGCGGAGCTGCTCGGCAAGGAGCCGGGCTACTGCCGCGGCAAGGGCGGCTCGATGCACATCGCCGATCCGGAGACGGGCAACCTCGGCGCCAACGCCATCGTCGGCGGCTCCGCCGGCATCGCCACCGGCGCCGCGCTCTCGGCCAAGATGCGCAAGAGCGGCCAGGTCGCGGTGTGCTTCTTCGGCGACGGCGCGCTGGGCCAGGGCGTGCTCTACGAGGCGATGAACATGGCCGCGCTCTGGAAGCTGCCGGTCATCTACGTCTGCGAGAACAACCTCTACGGCGAGTACACGCCCTGCGGCGAGACCATCGCCGGCGAGATCCTGGCGCGCGCCCAGGCCTTCGGGATCCACGCCGAGAGCGTCGACGGCCAGGACGTCCAGGCGGTCTGGGCTACGATGCGCCGCCTCGTCGAGCGCGCGCGCCGCGGCGAGGGCCCGGCCTTCCTCGAGTGCAAGACCTACCGCTACTACGGCCACCACGTCGGCGACGTCAACCGCGAGTACCGCACCAAGGACGAAGAGCGGGAGTGGATGACCAACCACGATCCGCTCCTGACCCTGGCGGGGCGGCTCACGGGGCAAGGGCTGGCCGACGCGAGCGTCTTCGAGCGGATCCTCGCCGACGTGAAGGCGGAGATCGACAGCGGCGTGCAGTTCGCGCTGGCCGCGCCGTACCCAGAGCCCAGCGAGGTTGACGAGGACGTCTATGCGTG
Coding sequences:
- a CDS encoding thiamine pyrophosphate-dependent dehydrogenase E1 component subunit alpha — encoded protein: MTTQASEPRMELEQNLHMYRQMAKIRAFEEQVQELYKSAKMPGLAHLYVGEEAVAVGVCEALKRDDFITSTHRGHGHCLAKGALVNRMFAELLGKEPGYCRGKGGSMHIADPETGNLGANAIVGGSAGIATGAALSAKMRKSGQVAVCFFGDGALGQGVLYEAMNMAALWKLPVIYVCENNLYGEYTPCGETIAGEILARAQAFGIHAESVDGQDVQAVWATMRRLVERARRGEGPAFLECKTYRYYGHHVGDVNREYRTKDEEREWMTNHDPLLTLAGRLTGQGLADASVFERILADVKAEIDSGVQFALAAPYPEPSEVDEDVYA